From Hyalangium ruber, the proteins below share one genomic window:
- a CDS encoding eCIS core domain-containing protein: protein MGAKLEPPETNAAPAEPSKPSGPIHLVNAAASSAQKLPDTRPLSEVEVQLLRKVFDAGLKYPPLRLTRMGSFTELINGSRAFTLGNTIHLPSKAYSAISSQYPSLLVHEAVHVWQYQRDGWGYVPNALWAQTGGDGYDFAKPLRQGKAWRRMNPEQQGQMIQDAYRGAWFEAPGALFGLLQNDKPTVIRPGSQPPDGFADFTYSLVAALEILRKP, encoded by the coding sequence ATGGGTGCCAAACTCGAGCCCCCCGAGACGAACGCCGCTCCCGCCGAGCCCAGCAAGCCCTCCGGGCCCATTCACCTCGTGAACGCCGCCGCCTCCAGCGCCCAGAAGCTCCCCGACACGCGCCCCCTCTCCGAAGTCGAGGTGCAGCTGCTCCGCAAGGTGTTCGACGCCGGCCTCAAGTACCCTCCCCTGCGCCTCACCCGCATGGGCTCCTTCACCGAGCTCATCAACGGCAGCCGCGCCTTCACCCTCGGCAACACCATCCACCTGCCCTCCAAGGCCTACAGCGCCATCTCCTCTCAGTACCCCTCCCTCCTCGTCCACGAGGCGGTCCACGTCTGGCAATACCAGCGCGATGGCTGGGGCTATGTGCCCAATGCCCTCTGGGCCCAGACCGGCGGCGATGGCTACGACTTCGCCAAGCCCCTGCGCCAGGGCAAGGCCTGGCGGCGCATGAACCCCGAGCAGCAGGGCCAGATGATCCAAGACGCCTACCGCGGCGCCTGGTTCGAGGCCCCAGGTGCCCTCTTCGGCCTGCTCCAGAACGACAAGCCCACCGTCATCCGCCCGGGCTCCCAGCCTCCCGACGGCTTCGCGGACTTCACCTACAGCCTCGTGGCCGCCCTGGAGATTCTCCGCAAGCCGTAA
- a CDS encoding nuclear transport factor 2 family protein has translation MHPNAQLLHTFYSAFQRRDAETMASCYHPEAEFSDEAFVGLRHGGVTSMWRMLCERGKDLTLEFRDIQADDRTGRAHWEAHYTFSTTGRKVHNIIDGEFEFRDGKILRHRDRFDFHRWSRQALGPAGLLLGWTPLLKNKVQATARASLDKFMSERGVSGP, from the coding sequence ATGCACCCCAACGCCCAGCTCCTCCACACCTTCTACTCGGCCTTCCAACGCCGCGATGCCGAGACCATGGCCTCCTGCTACCACCCCGAGGCCGAGTTCTCCGATGAGGCCTTCGTCGGCCTGCGCCACGGCGGCGTTACCTCCATGTGGCGCATGCTCTGCGAGCGCGGCAAGGACCTCACCCTCGAGTTCCGCGACATCCAGGCCGATGACCGCACCGGTCGCGCCCACTGGGAGGCCCACTACACCTTCTCCACCACCGGTCGGAAGGTTCACAACATCATCGATGGCGAGTTCGAGTTCCGCGACGGCAAGATTCTCCGCCACCGCGACCGCTTCGACTTCCATCGCTGGTCCCGTCAGGCCCTCGGGCCCGCGGGCCTGCTGCTCGGGTGGACGCCCTTGCTCAAGAACAAGGTCCAGGCCACCGCCCGCGCCTCGCTGGACAAGTTCATGAGCGAGCGCGGCGTCTCAGGCCCCTGA